The segment ATACGCACGCAGCACGCAATCGATACACCTGACCGTGCGCTCGCACCGCTCGGCTGGGCCCGCCGTCTGCAGGGCTGGGAAGCCGGCGTGTGGCTGCTTTTCATGTGGATCTTCGGTGCGATCATCACGCTCGGCCTGCTCAGCTTCAACCTGCGCACCGTGCAGGAAGGCAACGCCATGCTGCCGTACATCATGGGAGGAGTCGGCTATTCAGGACTGCTGCTCACGACGCTGTTCTTCGTTGCACGCTTCCTGCGTTCGCTCGATGCGCGCACGCACGAGAGCACCGGACCGTCATCCGTGCTCACGCCAGCGCTGCAGTCGTAGAGCGTGGTCCGTCAGCGCAGCTCGGCGTCGGGTCAGCCAGATGCCGGGCAGCAGCGCCTGGCCGACGTGAAGGCCCCTCGCATCGAGCAATACGCATCTGCCGGGATCGGACTGCTGTCCAGCCCCTCGGGACTGCTGTCCAATGCAGCACACAGCCCGGCGACCGGCCGGTTCCAGCAAGCCTCGGTTGCCGGGGTCCGCTCCGCGCCGCGGCGGTTGCTCATACCGCAGATCGGGCTGCTGCCAGAGCCTCCAGCTCCTCGAGTGCCAGTGGAATGCGATCAGCGAGCGCCCAGATGTCGGGAACGCGATCCCTTGAAACCTGCATCGCGATGACCATCGAATCCATGTGGCTCCAGCCCGTCAGATTCAGGCCGTACGGGTAGATGATTGGCCCTACCGATATGAACTGCTCGATCGGAGCACCTGCCAGGTACAGCCGGTTCTTCGGACCCGGGACGTTCGACACCGTCATGCTGTAGGTTGGCCTGCGCTTCAGCACGGCGCCCAGCAGCGGCAAGCCGCGCCCCCAGAACCAGAACAGCGGCCAGTAGTCCATCCAGTCGCCGAACAGCCACAGATCACGCTCGGCGTGGATGGCCCGCGCCACACTGGTGTTGGCCGCCAGGCATTTGATGCGCTCGACCGGGTCCGCCACATCGGTGGCGATGGAAACGAACCACGTGCTCACCTGGTTTCCCCAGTCCACATCGACCCCGGGCGGGCGGATCGCCACCGGAACGACGGCGGTAAGCGACTCGGCAGGCAATTCGCCGTGCAGTTCCAGATACGAGCGGATGGCGCCACTGCATATCGCAAGGAACACGTCGTTGATGCTGACGCCGAACGCACTCCTGATCCGTCTGATCGCACCCATGTCGCAAGTAACGTACGCGAACCGGCGCTCGGTACGGATCCGCTCGTTGAATCGCGTGGCCGGCGCAGCAAACGCTTCCGCGAAGCCGGGCCTGCCTTCCCGGTTGCGCCGGCGGATCATGCCGATCGTACGCAGCGAGCGCAGCAGCACGTTCGGAAAGCGCATGATCGTCGCCGCATTGTGCGCGGCGAGCATGCCGAGCCACTTCAACGTTCCCGGCCTTTGCTCGTCGACCAGGGTGCCGCGGGCCGCAGGCAACGGTTCGCTC is part of the Pseudomonadales bacterium genome and harbors:
- a CDS encoding wax ester/triacylglycerol synthase family O-acyltransferase, producing MRRLNSVDNMFLKQENPDQPQHTIKAVVLDPAAAQQPLGFDAIRAAIPALLERVEPLRWQLLFPPLGMGRPWWIERSGIDLDYHLRRATVAPPGGDHELCAVIDDIVSVGLDRARPAWQLWYVDGLAGGRIALVLKIHHAVADGLASVRLMEAIFSSDPSEPLPAARGTLVDEQRPGTLKWLGMLAAHNAATIMRFPNVLLRSLRTIGMIRRRNREGRPGFAEAFAAPATRFNERIRTERRFAYVTCDMGAIRRIRSAFGVSINDVFLAICSGAIRSYLELHGELPAESLTAVVPVAIRPPGVDVDWGNQVSTWFVSIATDVADPVERIKCLAANTSVARAIHAERDLWLFGDWMDYWPLFWFWGRGLPLLGAVLKRRPTYSMTVSNVPGPKNRLYLAGAPIEQFISVGPIIYPYGLNLTGWSHMDSMVIAMQVSRDRVPDIWALADRIPLALEELEALAAARSAV